In Leptolyngbya sp. CCY15150, a single window of DNA contains:
- a CDS encoding aromatic ring-hydroxylating dioxygenase subunit alpha, translating to MLVTQHPVFRRFWYPVVPIAQIQHGPAAFELLGQRLVIWQAGEGQPVAVADRCCHRSARLSQGTVVDGAIQCPYHGWCFDRQGRCVQVPQVPDRPISPAYQVPGYACVERYGYAWVCLDSPLADIPDIPEAVDPQFRYIPQFYEPWRCAGLRLMENSFDNAHPHFVHHKTFGISQEPVPPPPTSLEETDGGLTMTYGLPVKNSDMQKQNLGMESDRTLRLSRATWYLPFLRTLRITYPNGLVHLIFTAATPVNDQVSQIVQFCLRNDTEADAPAQDIIAFDRAVTLEDKDILEGTDYDVPLDLHAEQHMWTDQPGIIMRRKLARLIHPAAAPAIALSSATL from the coding sequence ATGCTTGTCACCCAGCACCCTGTATTTCGGCGGTTTTGGTATCCGGTGGTGCCCATCGCCCAGATTCAGCATGGCCCAGCAGCGTTTGAGCTTTTGGGACAACGGCTGGTGATTTGGCAGGCGGGCGAGGGGCAGCCGGTGGCTGTGGCTGATCGCTGTTGCCATCGTTCAGCGCGGCTTTCGCAGGGAACGGTGGTGGACGGTGCGATTCAATGTCCCTACCATGGCTGGTGTTTCGATAGGCAAGGCCGCTGTGTGCAGGTGCCCCAGGTGCCCGATCGCCCCATTTCTCCGGCCTATCAGGTGCCGGGCTATGCCTGCGTTGAGCGCTACGGCTATGCCTGGGTTTGCTTGGATAGTCCGCTGGCAGATATTCCCGATATTCCCGAGGCTGTGGATCCGCAGTTTCGCTACATTCCCCAGTTCTATGAACCCTGGCGCTGTGCCGGTTTGCGGCTGATGGAAAATTCCTTTGACAATGCCCATCCCCACTTTGTCCATCACAAGACCTTTGGCATCTCCCAGGAACCCGTACCACCGCCGCCTACCTCGCTGGAAGAAACGGACGGGGGGCTGACCATGACCTATGGACTGCCGGTGAAAAACTCTGACATGCAGAAACAGAATCTTGGCATGGAGAGCGATCGCACCCTGCGTCTCAGTCGTGCCACCTGGTATCTACCCTTTCTCCGCACCCTGCGGATTACCTATCCTAACGGTCTGGTGCATTTGATTTTTACCGCAGCGACGCCGGTGAATGATCAGGTATCGCAGATTGTCCAGTTCTGTCTGCGCAATGATACGGAGGCGGATGCACCGGCCCAGGATATTATCGCCTTTGACCGAGCGGTGACGCTGGAAGATAAGGATATTTTGGAAGGGACGGACTATGATGTGCCCTTGGATCTCCATGCTGAGCAGCATATGTGGACGGATCAACCCGGCATTATCATGCGGCGCAAATTGGCGCGACTGATTCATCCGGCTGCAGCGCCAGCGATCGCTCTTTCTAGCGCTACACTCTAG
- the surE gene encoding 5'/3'-nucleotidase SurE, translated as MTFILTNDDGIDAPGLQALRNAVGDNSVIVAPQKQYSGCSHQLTRGAAIAIQRRSDTAYAINGTPADCTRVAATHLCPQGTWVLSGINAGGNLGADLYVSGTVAAVREAALLRLPGIAFSHYIHRRRPINWERATQLTVQVLDRLLGLPQKPGCFWNVNLPHLGDDDPPPNLVFCSCCTQPLPTEFEVIDQQFRYTGEYGDRTHDPNSDVAVCFGGNVAISQVCLW; from the coding sequence ATGACGTTTATTTTGACCAATGATGACGGCATTGATGCCCCCGGTTTGCAGGCCCTGCGGAATGCCGTTGGCGACAACAGTGTGATCGTGGCCCCGCAGAAGCAATATTCTGGCTGCAGCCACCAACTGACCCGAGGAGCAGCGATCGCCATTCAACGCCGATCGGATACGGCCTACGCCATAAATGGCACCCCTGCCGACTGTACCCGGGTGGCAGCGACCCATTTATGCCCCCAAGGAACCTGGGTGCTATCGGGCATCAATGCTGGGGGTAACCTAGGAGCAGATCTGTATGTGTCGGGAACCGTAGCAGCGGTGCGGGAGGCCGCCCTACTGCGATTGCCAGGTATCGCCTTTTCCCACTACATCCACCGTCGTCGGCCGATCAACTGGGAGCGGGCTACCCAGCTCACGGTTCAAGTCCTGGATCGCTTGCTGGGCTTACCCCAGAAACCTGGCTGTTTTTGGAATGTCAATCTACCCCATTTAGGGGACGACGATCCACCGCCAAACCTGGTATTTTGTTCGTGCTGCACCCAACCCCTGCCCACGGAGTTTGAAGTGATCGATCAGCAATTTCGCTACACTGGCGAATATGGCGATCGCACCCATGATCCAAACTCAGATGTGGCAGTATGCTTTGGGGGCAACGTTGCCATTAGCCAGGTTTGCCTGTGGTAG
- a CDS encoding HD domain-containing protein: MSETPSHFIHNPMILPTFDPNRLQQQMQFVLEIDKLKGILRQTLITDASRQENSAEHSWHIAMMAIALEEYAHQPVNLLHVIRLLLVHDLVEIDAGDTFCYDADGNQSKAAREIQAADRLFGLLPPEQGQQLRAWWDEYEEQVTADAQFAKALDCLQPFLNNMQTNGHTWMLHGVHHAQVRDRMSAVQVGAPALWPWVESQIEEAIAAGLLRAA; encoded by the coding sequence GTGAGCGAGACTCCCTCGCACTTCATTCACAATCCCATGATCCTGCCAACCTTTGACCCAAATCGCCTTCAGCAACAGATGCAGTTTGTCTTAGAAATCGACAAGCTTAAAGGCATCCTGCGGCAAACCCTGATTACCGATGCTTCGCGCCAGGAAAATAGTGCTGAACATTCGTGGCACATCGCGATGATGGCGATCGCTCTTGAAGAATATGCCCATCAGCCGGTGAATCTGCTGCATGTGATTCGTCTGCTCCTAGTGCATGATCTGGTGGAAATCGATGCGGGCGATACCTTTTGCTATGACGCCGACGGCAACCAAAGCAAAGCAGCGCGCGAGATACAAGCTGCCGATCGCCTGTTTGGTCTGCTGCCGCCGGAGCAAGGGCAGCAACTGCGCGCTTGGTGGGATGAATATGAGGAGCAAGTGACAGCGGATGCCCAGTTTGCTAAGGCTCTGGATTGTCTACAACCCTTTTTGAATAATATGCAAACTAACGGGCATACCTGGATGCTGCATGGTGTGCATCATGCTCAGGTGCGCGATCGCATGTCGGCGGTGCAGGTTGGCGCGCCGGCCCTGTGGCCCTGGGTGGAATCGCAGATTGAGGAAGCGATCGCGGCTGGTCTGCTGCGGGCCGCCTAG
- a CDS encoding ATP-dependent zinc protease translates to MNDSTQLPVIGWREWLVLPDLGITAIKAKIDTGARSSALHAFHIQPIERDGQPWVRFQVHPLQRNSDRTLTAEAPLLDEREVRNSGGHAERRPVIQTRVTLNGQHWPIELTLTNRDVMGFRMLLGRQAVRHKFWVDPGRSYLQSADVHSTVHRSDSLFIHLTEPEP, encoded by the coding sequence GTGAATGACTCAACCCAACTGCCGGTGATTGGCTGGCGAGAATGGCTGGTGTTGCCCGATTTGGGAATCACCGCCATCAAGGCAAAAATTGATACCGGGGCCCGCTCCTCTGCACTCCATGCGTTTCATATTCAGCCTATCGAGCGCGATGGTCAGCCCTGGGTACGGTTTCAGGTTCATCCCTTGCAACGCAACAGCGATCGCACTCTGACGGCAGAAGCCCCGCTTTTAGACGAGCGAGAGGTGCGCAACTCCGGTGGCCATGCTGAACGGCGTCCCGTGATTCAAACGCGGGTGACCTTAAATGGCCAGCATTGGCCGATTGAACTCACCCTCACCAACCGCGATGTGATGGGATTTCGTATGCTGCTGGGTCGGCAGGCCGTGCGCCATAAATTCTGGGTAGACCCAGGGCGATCGTACCTGCAAAGTGCTGATGTTCATTCCACTGTCCATCGTTCAGATTCCTTGTTCATCCATCTCACCGAGCCAGAGCCGTGA
- the ppk1 gene encoding polyphosphate kinase 1, whose product MTKPKPKPQEQDLRHPDLYFNRELSWLEFNHRVLSEALDERTRLLERLKFLAIFSNNLDEFFMVRVAGLKRQVEVQVSKRTPDGRTPQDQLNAISDRLRPMVREQHRHFEQDLRPTLKDYGIHLLDYSQLTSEQQSCLNDYFKDQIFPVLTPLAVDPGHPFPYISNLSLNLAVVVEDLEAGIEHFARVKVPKVLPRFLPLPKNLWGSDDASILWMGVPLEQVIAHNLDFLFPGMTIREYHPFRITRNADLELAEDEADDLMMAIEQELRKRRLGGSVVRMEVSSTMPDWVEETLLQEMNLTHNDVYIVDGLLGLEDLMTLMSLPLPDLKDEPWTPTVPNRLKRLRDPNDDTALSDLEDGEDIFSIMRRHEILLHHPYHGFSTTVQQFIGQAARDPDVLAIKMTLYRTSGDSPIITALIAAAENGKQVVVLVELKARFDEENNIWWARKLEKSGVHVVYGLMGLKTHTKVLLVVRREDGHINRYVHIGTGNYNPKTAKLYTDLGLLSSDEDLGADLTDLFNFLTGYSRQKSYRKLLVAPVNLRDRMLELIQREIAHCEQGGTGRIIAKMNSLVDPTIIQTLYKASQAGVSIDLIVRGICCLRPQLPGISENIRVMSIIGRYLEHSRLFYFHNEGEGEIFIGSADWMPRNLDRRVEAMTPITHPRLMKDLLEVLDIMLADNRQAWELQPDGQYIQRRPDADEEERSSQVMLMERALKASTPL is encoded by the coding sequence ACAACTTAGATGAATTCTTTATGGTGCGGGTGGCTGGGTTAAAGCGGCAGGTGGAAGTGCAGGTGAGCAAGCGCACGCCCGATGGACGCACGCCCCAGGATCAGCTCAATGCCATCAGCGATCGCCTCCGCCCGATGGTGCGTGAACAGCACCGGCATTTTGAGCAAGATCTACGCCCCACTCTGAAAGATTACGGCATCCATTTGCTGGACTACAGTCAGCTAACGTCGGAACAGCAATCTTGCCTGAATGACTATTTTAAGGATCAAATCTTCCCAGTCTTGACTCCCTTGGCTGTGGATCCAGGACATCCTTTCCCCTACATTTCCAACCTCAGTCTCAATTTGGCTGTGGTGGTCGAAGATCTGGAAGCTGGCATCGAGCACTTTGCTCGGGTCAAGGTGCCGAAGGTGTTGCCGCGATTTCTACCCCTGCCCAAAAACCTCTGGGGAAGCGATGATGCTTCCATCCTCTGGATGGGCGTTCCGCTGGAGCAGGTGATTGCCCATAATTTAGATTTTCTGTTTCCCGGCATGACGATTCGGGAATATCATCCGTTTCGGATTACCCGCAATGCCGATTTGGAACTAGCGGAAGATGAAGCAGATGACCTGATGATGGCAATTGAGCAGGAGCTGCGCAAACGTCGCCTAGGCGGATCGGTGGTGCGGATGGAGGTCTCGTCTACGATGCCGGATTGGGTGGAGGAAACCCTGCTACAGGAGATGAACCTTACCCACAATGATGTGTATATTGTGGATGGACTGCTGGGGTTAGAAGATCTCATGACCTTGATGTCGCTACCCTTGCCAGACCTGAAGGATGAGCCTTGGACACCCACCGTACCAAATCGACTCAAGCGCCTGCGGGATCCTAATGATGATACGGCGCTCTCTGATCTAGAGGATGGGGAAGATATCTTTTCTATCATGCGGCGACATGAGATTTTGCTGCACCATCCTTATCATGGCTTCTCTACGACTGTGCAGCAGTTTATCGGGCAAGCAGCCCGTGATCCAGATGTATTGGCGATTAAGATGACCCTGTATCGTACCTCAGGAGATTCTCCCATTATCACTGCCCTGATTGCAGCGGCAGAAAACGGCAAGCAGGTGGTGGTCTTAGTAGAACTTAAGGCTCGCTTTGATGAGGAAAATAATATCTGGTGGGCTCGGAAGCTTGAAAAGTCTGGGGTTCACGTCGTTTACGGGCTAATGGGCTTAAAAACCCATACTAAGGTACTGCTGGTGGTGCGGCGGGAGGATGGACATATTAATCGCTATGTTCATATTGGCACTGGCAACTATAATCCCAAAACGGCTAAGCTCTACACGGATTTGGGGCTATTGAGTAGTGATGAAGATTTAGGAGCGGACTTAACGGATCTATTTAATTTCCTCACCGGCTATTCACGGCAAAAATCTTACCGGAAATTACTTGTGGCACCGGTGAACCTACGCGATCGCATGTTGGAACTGATTCAGCGAGAAATTGCGCATTGTGAACAAGGTGGAACCGGGCGGATCATTGCAAAAATGAACTCCCTCGTAGATCCGACGATTATCCAAACGCTCTATAAGGCATCTCAAGCGGGTGTGTCTATTGATTTAATTGTGCGAGGGATCTGCTGTTTGCGCCCTCAACTGCCTGGTATTAGTGAAAATATCCGCGTGATGAGCATTATTGGTCGATATCTTGAGCACTCTAGACTATTTTATTTTCACAATGAAGGAGAGGGCGAGATCTTTATCGGCAGTGCTGACTGGATGCCGCGTAATTTGGATAGGCGGGTGGAAGCGATGACACCGATTACTCATCCTAGGCTGATGAAAGATCTCCTAGAGGTGTTAGATATTATGCTGGCAGATAATCGCCAAGCGTGGGAACTACAGCCTGATGGGCAGTATATTCAGCGTCGCCCTGATGCGGATGAGGAGGAACGTAGTTCTCAGGTGATGTTGATGGAACGAGCCTTGAAGGCCAGTACGCCGTTGTAA